Below is a window of Primulina huaijiensis isolate GDHJ02 unplaced genomic scaffold, ASM1229523v2 scaffold32777, whole genome shotgun sequence DNA.
CATAACTAGAGCCTACATCAGCCGCCATTGTACGTGTCCATACTATGCCAAGCGTGTCTCCCTCAGTTTTTCTTCGTTAGGCATAACTCCAACTTTTTCtcttatatatttgtttcataGTCTATCTATTATTATATTGTCCCTACATCTACCTTGGCTTCTTAATCTCTGTGACTCTAATCTTCATGTGTTTGCTTTACTGTCCAAATTCGGATCCATATAACTTTGCACACATACTGCTATTCTGTAAAAACTTCCCTTTGAGTTTCAGGGGTACCTTACGACAGAATATCAAACGCATTACTCCACTTCGACCATCCTATTtgtattaaatatgataaatctCTGTCAACCCCCCATCTTTCTGTAAAATAATCCTGGATACTTAAAGGTCTCCCTCGCCGGTGATTCAACATCTCCATTATTGTATTGCTCAGGGTTTTAAACCTAAAGAGTATGAAATTTAAGGAGGTTGATGTTGGGGTAATTAAGATGGGTGATTTACATAATAGGGGAAGTATAACTACTCTTCTCGTTTTAGACTTTTCTAATCTATGAGCTAAGTttcaaataacaaaaatgtTGATGGGTAAGGATTGTGATTGCTTTTCGAACGGATTTTTACGAATAATATGGAATTTTTACTTTCATCCGAACTTTGGTCTATTTGTCTTTTGTAGTAGTATCCTTCACCTTTGGAAGAGTAGTTGTAAGACCTCTCGTAGATGCAATTTCTTAATGAGTTTTGAACTTCCTCCTCTATTGAATCAAAGAacttctaaataaataattatgaagTTGATGGCTTTGGGTATGGATAGCCAGGGATAAAAGAGTGCTGGAAAGCTTAATGAACAAGAGAAATCATTATCAAGTATTCAAGTGATACTGGCTGTTGTATGCACAATAAAATATCAGATTAATTCTAATCCAAAGAAGTGTTCCAGACAATTTGAAACATGCTTTTCATTTCTTGTATCCTCAATGGACCTAGAAATGAGTTCAAGAGCTGTAATAGTTATTTCAAGCTAGATTTTTAATTTACTGTGTTACTTTTTCCAGTCATGGATATCCACGTGTCATTATGTGTTCACAATCAAGAAGCAATCTGTGATTACACCCTTGAATGCAGAAGCGGGATATTATTTTTTGAGTGCCTGAATATAATACAACTCAAATAGTTTTCTCCAGTCAAGACTAAAAATTGCACTTCACGTGTGCGTCTTCCTTAATATCCAACTTTTGGTTTAATCCCTGTCACTGTCACAGGTACCAACTGTTGGTGCCATAAAATCTCAAAATGGTAATGTTCCATTGTTTCCAATAATGTACCCTTCACTAGTCCCCGGATTATTCCCTCCACAGCAAGACCAGGAGCAGATGAATCGTGGGCCTGGCCTATATGCTGTTCCCGTTCTTCCATTTATGCAACCTAGCACTGGTTTTCCTTCCAACACTCTCATTCCCTTTACCTACAATATACCTACGTGAGTATCTCATTTTTTGCATTACTTATATTATGCTGTATAATTTTCTATCTTTACAAACAAAAGAATTGATGCGGCATAATCTGGTAATTGTattattgttaatgatttttactAGGTTTGACATTTATATTCTTTACTGTGATGGGGCAGTCTCCTATGCTTTACCAGATCAGCAGACATGAAGTTAGCCATAATATAAAATCCCTTTAATCTTGACCCATTGTAGGAGAAATATGAGAAGGAAAAGATAAGCTTAGCACGTAATGGACTTTTTGTGCATCAGTGGTCTACATCTTATATCCATTGTCTGGAATATCTATGATATCACTTTTAACCTGGTAAAACATGCCACTACATGGAATAATCACTATTCGGACAAATGCTTAGAGAGTGTTATGATTTGCGTGCACGTTCCGTTGACCTTCCTCTGACACTGTCCAAATGTCAAATTGAGTCTTTGGGCTGCTTTGTTTAGCTCTAACTTGTTTGTGTGACCTGAATATCAATTACAAACAATATTTAGTAGAGAAGTGGACTCaattttttccctttcttttgTATTGACAATGCCTGTATCAGGGAACGTAGTTTGCCAGAGACCAGAGGGATAGGCAGAGAGCAGGTACAAGCTGTGGAGCAACAGCAACAAGAGGCTGGACCTCAAAGACAAGTTGTTGTTCGGAGGTTTCAAATTGCCATCCACATTGATGTATTGCTAATTTTGAAGCTGACAGCAGTTATTTTCTTGTTTAACCAAGATGGATCTAAACAAAGACTTACTCTCCTTGTGTTTTTGGCTTCACTTGTTTACCTGTAAGTAGTTGAGAGTAATTTATGGTACTCTTTAATTTATCCACCATCTATCTAGTTTTTGCTCTGTGCTTTACATTGAATTTGTGCTCTTTATATGTGCTTGTATATCCACCCGTCACATGCTTATTCATCAGCATCTAGTTTTACAACTTGagagttttctttttctttcttcgaTAATGCAGTTACCAAACTGGAGCCCTTGCACCAGTGATTCGGTGGCTTTCTCAAGGAATGAGAAGGGCAGCTGCACCTCCCCAGCCACCCAGGGCAGGTGTGCAGGCAGACAATATACCCGCTGGTGAAGCACTTGGAAATGAAAATGCTGGCATGGCAGGTAAACTACCCTACCCTCCATTGTTAAATTTGATTTTCCATCCTTTTCTCAAGTCCCAAAAAAGCATATGATGCAAGATTGCTATTTGAAAATGAGTTCGTTTTTGCCGATCCTGTTAAAATTTGATTATTGGGTGCTGCATATGTTCCGGAAATATTATGCAAGGGATTTGCGGTTTCAGTTTCAAACAATGTGATATTTTTTCGTGGCAGAGGAGCAACTTGAAGGTGAGGATGGGAATCAACGTGCCAACGATGGTAATAGGGGTATCGAGAATCAGAATGCAGCAGAAGCTGGGCAAGGCGAGGTTGCTAACCGTTGGTGGGTGATTGTAAAGGAAATACAAATGATTGTATTTGGTTTCATTACTTCGCTTCTCCCTGGCTTTCACAATGTAGATTAGGCTGTTAAGTATGGAAAGCCTAAAAATGTTGGTCTTTCAACTTTGTTTGCTGCAATCGGAAAATGGAGAAGAAGGGTTTATACAAAAATGTTTTATTGCATGTTTActgattatattttattctcaTCTACTAAcccttttttttaaagaatactTGAAGAAATTCTCATCAAAGTCAGAAGCTGGAAAATCACAAAAATAGCTTTATACTCCGATTCAGTTATTCTGTAAAAAAATTACCATTCTATCTAAATATGTATCTTATATTTGCTTTGAAAAATGGTATTTACTAAAGCACTATTTAGCACCAAGTTTTGAGATAGTATCCATGTTCATCATGATAGGACAAGACAGTACCAAACGATTAGATCCGGGGGATTGAGGCAGAAACTCAGGGGAAGGAACTAAAATTAGGTCAAAAGATGGATCAATTTGGGggggaaaatgaaaaaattatctCATGACTTTCAGTGCTTTAAAGTTGAAACTGTTCGTTTCTAATGTTTTAATACTATTGACATGTTCATCAGACCAGATTCGTGAAGTTTAAGAATCATTACGGCTGGCGAAAATCAAAATGGACTTGACAGAAAAGTCCTTGAACGATTGGGAACAAAAACATTTGCAGCAGAGAACCATGTCGATAATCTGCAAAAGCTCATTCTTATTCATAATTTTTACCTTATTATTAGATGGAATTTGTACATTCATGCATGGCTATatataatacaatcaaaatttgaagttcATGCAAAAAATAATTGGAAACGAGGgactgtttttttttaatctaatctACTCGAGAGAGAAGCCGTGACAACATCAATGGATGCATAACACAATCACATCTCAGATAAAAGATTGCTGATTTTTCTAAGCTCTTTGAGTGCAGCCATGGCTGTCACTTGTCCTTTCCCGACGATACCGTTCTTTGAGAAGTTATCCAAAGATCCAATTTGACCACGCTGATCCTGTGGCAAAATTGATTCGATCACCTGCAAGATTCATACGAACAAGTTCAAGATTGATCGAATATCAAATTATAGAACCGATCATCCTGTTGTGTCACCGATACATGCATTTGAcaatttcatttgattttgaGAGATGATATGACTATAACTATATTTTCCTGCATTCTTATATAATTCTGTAATTAGTGACGCAGCCACACCGGGAAGGACATGGATGATCACACCCCTCTTAAATTTTTCTACTaactcatattattattattattattattattattattattatcattattaattattgt
It encodes the following:
- the LOC140968189 gene encoding uncharacterized protein isoform X3, which gives rise to MAEGHESQSSDQSSSRDSADKKTQVPTVGAIKSQNGNVPLFPIMYPSLVPGLFPPQQDQEQMNRGPGLYAVPVLPFMQPSTGFPSNTLIPFTYNIPTERSLPETRGIGREQVQAVEQQQQEAGPQRQVVVRRFQIAIHIDVLLILKLTAVIFLFNQDGSKQRLTLLVFLASLVYLYQTGALAPVIRWLSQGMRRAAAPPQPPRAGVQADNIPAGEALGNENAGMAEEQLEGEDGNQRANDGNRGIENQNAAEAGQGEVANRWWVIVKEIQMIVFGFITSLLPGFHNVD
- the LOC140968189 gene encoding uncharacterized protein isoform X1, which encodes MAEGHESQSSDQSSSRDSADKKTQESRRIVHVRERSEKCVQWEVPTVGAIKSQNGNVPLFPIMYPSLVPGLFPPQQDQEQMNRGPGLYAVPVLPFMQPSTGFPSNTLIPFTYNIPTERSLPETRGIGREQVQAVEQQQQEAGPQRQVVVRRFQIAIHIDVLLILKLTAVIFLFNQDGSKQRLTLLVFLASLVYLYQTGALAPVIRWLSQGMRRAAAPPQPPRAGVQADNIPAGEALGNENAGMAEEQLEGEDGNQRANDGNRGIENQNAAEAGQGEVANRWWVIVKEIQMIVFGFITSLLPGFHNVD
- the LOC140968189 gene encoding uncharacterized protein isoform X2; the encoded protein is MAEGHESQSSDQSSSRDSADKKTQESRRIVHVRERSEKCVQWEVPTVGAIKSQNGNVPLFPIMYPSLVPGLFPPQQDQEQMNRGPGLYAVPVLPFMQPSTGFPSNTLIPFTYNIPTLPETRGIGREQVQAVEQQQQEAGPQRQVVVRRFQIAIHIDVLLILKLTAVIFLFNQDGSKQRLTLLVFLASLVYLYQTGALAPVIRWLSQGMRRAAAPPQPPRAGVQADNIPAGEALGNENAGMAEEQLEGEDGNQRANDGNRGIENQNAAEAGQGEVANRWWVIVKEIQMIVFGFITSLLPGFHNVD